The region CTTCTGAGTCTGCGATTTCTTCCTCTTCCTGAAGCTGACGATACCAATTCAATCCCACGGCCAGAATGGATCGCACCGAACAGAAAGTCTGAGGCGTAAATCCGTGGCGTTGGCAGAAAACCTGGAAGCCTTCTGCCAAAAGGGCGGCATCCATCGGCTCGTAGAATATGTTTTCGTCGAAAGACTTGTCCTGCAAGGACGCACTTAGTTTTAAAATGGAATCCAAAGCCAAGGCGTTAGCAAAAGGTCCCAGAAAGTGTTCTTCGTCGGCTTCATTACGAAATGACGTAAAAGCTTTGTTGAAGAAACAAAGCTCTCGTCGTCCGGTTTTTAAACTGATGTTGTAAGGCGGGTCCAAACGCTTGATTTCGTCGGTCTCAAGCAATGCGGCCTCTAAAGGACTGCCTACGGGTGTGACTTGTAAATCCCACACTTGCGTGAGCATTTCCAATTTTCGAGTGTCGCGATTTTTCTGTCCCCGGAAGTAGCTGTTAACACGGTCGTGCAGGGAGGTTGCTTTACCGACGTACAGGACTTCCCCCCAGCGGCTTATCATACGATAGACGCCGGGCTGTTTGGGCAGACTCAGGCGCTTTTCTTTCGGCAGCGGGTATTCGTACTTCACTCGCGCGGTTTTGGGGGTGTCTTGAAGCCATTGTTCAAGGTCGGCCAAGGAGAGTATGCCTTTTTCAGCTAAAGCCGTCGTCAATCCTTGCCAAATGACCTGCGTGGCTTGCACATGATTGGCAGCGCGCTTTAGTTCACCCGAGGGGCAGCCAAAATATCCCGCAAGTCCTTTGATTCCTCTTGTCGGAAGATTGGGAAGCAGGCGCTTGGCAATTTCGTGTGTGCACAGAATAGAAAAAGGCATTTCTTCCTGTAGCTTTTCATAGGCATCCACCAGGAAGGGACGTTCAAATTGCGCAAAATGAATGACCGCCACCGCTTCAGAGCCCAAGTGCTTCTGAACAAAACTTCTGAGATCGGCAAATACCTGCGGTAAAGGGCGGGCTGCCTCTAGATCTTTTTGATAAATCCCCGTGATAAACTGAATGCGGCGGGGGACATCTTCAACTTGTTCAATCAATGCACTTTCAATATGTTCACTGGCGAGCGAGGCCCAGGCGATTTCCAAAATATGCGCAGTGTCTGGTTTGGCACCTGTGGTTTGCAAATCCAAAAAAAGAACTGGCGTTTTGAGCAAACTCATACAGAGGTCCCCCAAAACTCTTTGATGTCGCTTAGAATCTGACGCGAAACGAGCTCTTGCGGAGATTCATTGAACCAGCCGTCAGGCATAGTCTCAGCATAGCTGGCCTGCAGGAAGCGGGAATCCAGCATGACAATAACACCACGATCTGTTTCCGAACGAATCACCCGTCCCGCTGACTGAATGGCTTTGGCCATGGCCGGATAGACGTAGGCGTAGTTGAACGCGTTTTCCTTGCCATAGCGAAGCTCATAGTAGGCGCGTATTTGCTCGCGCTCAAAATCAAAGTTGGGAAGAGCCGGGCCGATCACAAAAGCCCCGATCAGCATATCTCCGGGAAAGTCCACGCCTTCGGAAAAGACACCACCTTGCACGCCCATAAGAAGTGTTGGTTTGTTCCCGGCTTTCAGCTCCTCAAGATACTCTTGAGTTTGCTTTTGTTTCATTTCGCGTTCCTGCACCAAAATCTGAAATTCCGGCAAAGAAAGTTTGGCTTCCACCATGCGCAGAAATTCGAAACTGGGGAAAAGAGCGATATAGTTGCCTTTTCGCAGTGCCGTGATCCTTTGAATGGTTTCGACAATTTTTCCGGCACTGACATGACGATCAGAAAACTTCGTGGAGATCTGTGGGATAATCAGAAGTTTGCGATTATCTTTTTCAAATGGCGAAGAAAACTCAACCTGTTTGGTGGTTTCTTCGGGGAACCCCATCAGCTCTTGATAGTAGGTGAAGGGTTTCAACGTCGCGGAAAAAGCCACGACGTTTTTAAATTCTTTGTATGCGGAAGCCAAATGTTCCGAGGCATCACAACAGGTGATCTTAAGCATTTCGCTGAAAGTGCTTTTTTGATAGGTCTGAAAAAATTCATCCCCGCTTAAAGTCAAAGAGGCCACGAATTCGGACCACATATTCATCATGCGCAAAATCGGGTCCTGCGGCAGTATTTCAGTTTCTGATTCCAGATAAGACGTGGTCATTTCCCGAACATCCTGTTCAATTTCCAGGAAGGGATCTAAGTCGATAGTGACTTTTTTGGAAATGCCATCTTTGCCATAGGAAGAAATCAGCCGGCGCGCGCGCTGACACAAGGCCTGAGCCTGCATGTAAAAAGTGGGCGGCAGACGGGAAAAATCTTTTTCCAGCAAAGCCAGTTGTTGAGTTGAAATGCTCGGCGAAAAATAGTCCTGGGCGCGCGAAGGAAGATTGTGAGCCTCGTCAATCACCAGATTCGCTTTTTCATTTTCTTCTAAAAGAGGCGCCGCCAGGCGTCCGATCAGGCTGCGGGGAGCAAAGACATAGTTGTAATCTCCGATGACCACGTCGGCGCGTTCAATGGCTTCCACCGACAACTCAAAAGGGCAAACTTGAAACTCTTCGCCCATGGTCTTTAATTTTTCACTGTCTAGACTGCGCAGTCGTGAAAGCTTATTGATCAGATCGTGTTCGGCCACCTTTTGATAGTAGTCTTTCGCGAATTCGCAGTACTGCGGATTGCACAAAGGCTCGGCTTTCAGGCACATCTTACTTTTGGCAGTGATAGTCAACGAGCGTATTTTGCATCCTTGCTCTTGCAGGCGTTCCACCGCTTCTTCAGCCACCTGGTGTTGCGAGTTCTTTGGCGTAACATAGACGACTCGCTGCCCGCGCGGTAAAGCTTCTTTCAGCGATGGATAAAGCACACCGATAGTTTTACCTAGTCCGGTAGGGGCTTGCACTAAAAGTGGATTTTCATTTTTCAGATTTTCAGAAATTGTTTCGACAAGCTCTTTTTGCCCCTTGCGAGGCGAAGCAAATGGGAAGTTCATGTCTTCGCCAGCTTTTTGCCGTTTTTTAAAAAGTTTTTCTTTTTCTTTGGTTTCTTCCACCAGTTCAGCCAGACGGATCTTTAACCAGGCTTCATAGCCGTCCAAATCCAATTCCACATTCAGGTCATAAGATTTGAAATTTCGTAGTGACACCAAATGCAACTTCAAGGTGGGGAATTGCCCGGTCTGTTGAAAGTGGAAATAGCCATAGGTTCTTAATTGCCAGACGTAGGGATGATTGGGCTCGCGTTCCAGCTTTGCCCGCAAATCATCAATATCAAAAGAGGACTTGATTTCTTCAATCAAACCTGTGGCTTCGACACAGCCATCGGCTCTTCCTGAAATAACAAATTCATAGGGATCTGCCGTAAATGAATGGACGTATTTCTTTTCCGGCGTGTAGCCAGAGTTTTCGCGCACGCGTTGGCGCTGGATCATCACATGCACTTCCTGACCACTGGTGGGGATCGGTCCATAGCCTGAATGCGACTCGATGCTACCAACACGAGGCGCAGGCACGGCAAATTGTTTTAGGTCCAACGCTATTTTTCTCATCTTAATCTATATCAAATTTTAGTTGATCCCCGCGGCGCTGAAAGTGCTCAGTCGAGAGCTCAAACTTTTTCACATTTAAGTCATATTTGCGAGTATAAAGCTTGAACATTTGCGCCATTTGTTCGGCGCGAGCTCCCTGTCCGCGCATACGCGAGCCAAAGTTAGGATCATTGAGTTTGCCGCCACGTATATCACGCACCGAGTTCAAGATTTTTTCCTTTTTCAAGGGGCGATGGACGTCCAGCCATTCTTCAAAAAGAGGACTGACGGACGACGGCAAACGCAAAGGTGTGTAGCCGGCATACTGGGCTCCCGCGTCCCGGGCTGCTTTTAAAATGGCCGGCATTTCGTGGTCATTCAATCCCGGAATGCAAGGAGCGACATTCACGCCCACAGGCACACCCGCGTGAGCCAGAGTTTCAAGAGCTTTCAGGCGGGCAGCGGGACGGGAGGTGCGCGGCTCCAAAACCTGCACAAGTTCATCATCTAAAGAAGTGATGGAAATAAAAACTAAAACTCCATTATAAGCCGCCATTGGCGCCAGAAGGTCTACGTCGCGAGTGACTAAAGCATTTTTGGTGATCAAGGAAACAGGATTTTTAAACTCTAATAGAACTTCCAGGCATCCACGCGTTAGTTGCATCTTTCTTTCTAAGGGCTGGTAGCAATCGGTGATGCCACTCATAGCAATCACTGCGGGTTGCCACGAGGGCTTCAGTAAAGCGGTTCGCAAAAGTTGCGGGGCTTCTTCTTTCACAAAAATTTTAGATTCAAAATCCAATCCCGGCGATAAACCTAAGTACTCGTGAGTGGGGCGCGCGTAGCAATACGCGCAGCCGTGTTCACAGCCGCGATAAGGATTGATTGAAAAAGTAAAGCCGATGTCTGGGCTTTTATTTTCCGTGATAATCGTGCGCGAAGAATCTTTCAGAACTTCCGTTTTAAGAAGAGCTTTTTCGTCCTCAAGATAATTGTCGAAATCTTCTGTAGTAGCTTCATATTTCAAAGAGTCGTAACGATTGGTGACATTGCTACTGGCGCCGCGACCACGGATGTTTTTGCGAAATTCCCGGGTCATAGAGCGCTAGTATCGCATGGTTTCCGCGCTCTTCCTAGATCGCAAACTTGTTTAGTGAATATGAATGAATTTTTATTTCGCCGGGGCCTGCCTATCGTGCGGATGATAGGACGGTTTGTTTTCTTCTTTAGGGCGTTTAAAAAAGAACTGATAGCTGTTCACCAAAACTAAGGACACCACGACAAAGACCAGGCCGCAAAGAACGGCTTCACGAATGCCAAACAGGTCCGTCAGTTTGCCGATTGTTAAATGCATAATGATCAACATGATAGAATCTGTCGCCATCATATAGGAAACGGCGGTGTCCAAGTCCTCTGGAAACTCTGTCGAGATCCAGGAAATCGCCAAGGGATAAAAGGGGGCAATCATGAAACCTGTGCCGGTAAGAAACAGCGGATGAATAAAGACACCGCCTAAAATACAGATACCTGTTAACAGCAAAGAGGCCGAAAGCAGAAATTGAGGAGAGCGTTTAAAATGCACTACCGCAAAAAGCAAACGTCCCAGCATCATCGCAATAAAGAAATAGGTCACATAGATGCTGGCCGCTTCCATGTCATAGTTCCAGGTTCTTTGCATGTACAACGCCAGACGGGAAGAAACCATGATTTCGGCGGCCACAGCCAAACTTAACATGATCGCCAAAAAAATCTGTGGCTTGAAGTTTTTCTTTTTATTCGCCTTGTGAGTCTCGGGTGAAAAAGAGGCTTTTGTGTGCAAAGACTTGTGACTGGAGTGAAAGGTGTAACCGACAAAGATCAAGGGCGCCAGCGAGGCCGCTGCAAAAGTCCACCGCCAACTGCCGGTTAGGTACTCCATGCCCGCCGCTAAAAGGGGAGCCATCAGACTGGCCAGTCCATACATGGTATGCAGGCCCGACAACATTTGTTGTTTTTTTTGAGGAGTCGAACCCATGGGCACAAGAATATTTGGCACGAGCCCCAGAATACCCAGGCACAAGCCATAGATAAAACTGAAAACCAAGAAGAGAGGGAAGA is a window of Bdellovibrio sp. ArHS DNA encoding:
- a CDS encoding exonuclease domain-containing protein produces the protein MSLLKTPVLFLDLQTTGAKPDTAHILEIAWASLASEHIESALIEQVEDVPRRIQFITGIYQKDLEAARPLPQVFADLRSFVQKHLGSEAVAVIHFAQFERPFLVDAYEKLQEEMPFSILCTHEIAKRLLPNLPTRGIKGLAGYFGCPSGELKRAANHVQATQVIWQGLTTALAEKGILSLADLEQWLQDTPKTARVKYEYPLPKEKRLSLPKQPGVYRMISRWGEVLYVGKATSLHDRVNSYFRGQKNRDTRKLEMLTQVWDLQVTPVGSPLEAALLETDEIKRLDPPYNISLKTGRRELCFFNKAFTSFRNEADEEHFLGPFANALALDSILKLSASLQDKSFDENIFYEPMDAALLAEGFQVFCQRHGFTPQTFCSVRSILAVGLNWYRQLQEEEEIADSEATDTTEEAEEDNDTEELLEIELTPEDLADKYERHFIRSAATYLRTKRLTRLLNVHIQIDDKMTLKIQNGKVLQPEASLQKQKGSWKDLSIDTYDRMTVLFTELNKLKDQNQKIDFI
- a CDS encoding ATP-dependent DNA helicase encodes the protein MRKIALDLKQFAVPAPRVGSIESHSGYGPIPTSGQEVHVMIQRQRVRENSGYTPEKKYVHSFTADPYEFVISGRADGCVEATGLIEEIKSSFDIDDLRAKLEREPNHPYVWQLRTYGYFHFQQTGQFPTLKLHLVSLRNFKSYDLNVELDLDGYEAWLKIRLAELVEETKEKEKLFKKRQKAGEDMNFPFASPRKGQKELVETISENLKNENPLLVQAPTGLGKTIGVLYPSLKEALPRGQRVVYVTPKNSQHQVAEEAVERLQEQGCKIRSLTITAKSKMCLKAEPLCNPQYCEFAKDYYQKVAEHDLINKLSRLRSLDSEKLKTMGEEFQVCPFELSVEAIERADVVIGDYNYVFAPRSLIGRLAAPLLEENEKANLVIDEAHNLPSRAQDYFSPSISTQQLALLEKDFSRLPPTFYMQAQALCQRARRLISSYGKDGISKKVTIDLDPFLEIEQDVREMTTSYLESETEILPQDPILRMMNMWSEFVASLTLSGDEFFQTYQKSTFSEMLKITCCDASEHLASAYKEFKNVVAFSATLKPFTYYQELMGFPEETTKQVEFSSPFEKDNRKLLIIPQISTKFSDRHVSAGKIVETIQRITALRKGNYIALFPSFEFLRMVEAKLSLPEFQILVQEREMKQKQTQEYLEELKAGNKPTLLMGVQGGVFSEGVDFPGDMLIGAFVIGPALPNFDFEREQIRAYYELRYGKENAFNYAYVYPAMAKAIQSAGRVIRSETDRGVIVMLDSRFLQASYAETMPDGWFNESPQELVSRQILSDIKEFWGTSV
- a CDS encoding PA0069 family radical SAM protein; the encoded protein is MTREFRKNIRGRGASSNVTNRYDSLKYEATTEDFDNYLEDEKALLKTEVLKDSSRTIITENKSPDIGFTFSINPYRGCEHGCAYCYARPTHEYLGLSPGLDFESKIFVKEEAPQLLRTALLKPSWQPAVIAMSGITDCYQPLERKMQLTRGCLEVLLEFKNPVSLITKNALVTRDVDLLAPMAAYNGVLVFISITSLDDELVQVLEPRTSRPAARLKALETLAHAGVPVGVNVAPCIPGLNDHEMPAILKAARDAGAQYAGYTPLRLPSSVSPLFEEWLDVHRPLKKEKILNSVRDIRGGKLNDPNFGSRMRGQGARAEQMAQMFKLYTRKYDLNVKKFELSTEHFQRRGDQLKFDID
- a CDS encoding MFS transporter — its product is MIWPFIFLSYASLFVFGLTDNIRGPLFPEILKQFGVSDSLGSMMFALSNISGFIASYGSRYLLRRYDRLSVLQGGAIGLMLAMWGLAASPIFPLFLVFSFIYGLCLGILGLVPNILVPMGSTPQKKQQMLSGLHTMYGLASLMAPLLAAGMEYLTGSWRWTFAAASLAPLIFVGYTFHSSHKSLHTKASFSPETHKANKKKNFKPQIFLAIMLSLAVAAEIMVSSRLALYMQRTWNYDMEAASIYVTYFFIAMMLGRLLFAVVHFKRSPQFLLSASLLLTGICILGGVFIHPLFLTGTGFMIAPFYPLAISWISTEFPEDLDTAVSYMMATDSIMLIIMHLTIGKLTDLFGIREAVLCGLVFVVVSLVLVNSYQFFFKRPKEENKPSYHPHDRQAPAK